The sequence below is a genomic window from Streptosporangium lutulentum.
CCCCCACGCGCGGAGTGTCGTCGCGGGTGTCGATCGCGCCGTCACCGCGGTCAAGCCGGGCTCGCGGGCCCTCCGGATCGACGTTCTCGGTCTGCGAAGCGCGCAGGCCGTCGTCCTGCACGACTATTGGCGGTCGCACCCCGAAACCAACCTCGACGTGGTGACCCTCAGGGTCAACGACCCTCACCTGGCGGCCGCCGCCGTCCAGGCAGGCGACATCGACGCCTCGTTCCGCGCCGTAACCGATCCGGCCACGCTGCCGCGCGACGTGCGAATGATCCACGCCTTCGACTCCCCGCTGGAACTCCTCGTCGGCCCCAGGCATCCGCTCGCCTCCGCACGAACACTGACGCCGCCCCGGCTGCGCAAGCTTCGGATCTGGGTGCCGGGGATCGTGCCCCGAAGCGAATGGGCGGAGTTCTACGATCAGCTCGCCACCGCCTTCGACCTCCGCATCGACGCGACAGGCCCGAACTTCGGCAACGAGGTACTCCTCGACGCCCTCGCGGACTCCGCCGACGTGGCCACCCTCGTCGGCTCACGCGACCGGTATCTCTGGCCGACGAACTACGACCTACGCCGCATCCCGATCGTGAACCCGACTCTCGCCTACCCGCTCTCCCTCATGCTCCCCAGAACGAATCCGCACCCGGGACTTCAGGCGATCATCAACCACTTCGCAAGCCTGACACCGCTCCCCGAGACGGCCTGGCTCCCGTCCTGGGCAACGACGCCACGCCGCAGCGCGGCCCCTCGCGAGCCGGCGAGTAAATGACTTGCGACAGGACGAGGTGAGCCCGCATAATCGTCGAAGCCGATCAGCAGGCGCCCGCTGCGCCTCGAACGAAGGGAGGGTGACCGTGGCTGCTTTCTTCATTCATGCCCATGAGTCCTTTCCCATCGGTTCTCGCTGACCTGATCGCCACACCGGTGGGCTTCTCGAATCGGAGAACCCGCAGTGCCAAAGTCCCCTGAACATCGTCGCCGCGGCAAGTACGCGCTCGATGACGACGATGTCGAGTGGCTCGACAACACCCCCGTGGACCTCGACGGGCCGCCGTCCGGCGACCGCTGGTCCACCTGGGATCTGAGCACCCCCACCGAGCGCGGCCCCCGGCCGCATCCCAAATGGCTCGTCACGGAGCTGGCGGCCGTCGACACCGAGCTCGGCATCCTGAAGACCGGCAAGGAGGCCGACGTCCATCTGCTCTCGCGAGGGGTCCCGGGCACCGACCGGGTCTGCCTGCTCGCCGCCAAGCGTTACCGTTCGGCCGAGCACCGGCTCTTCCACCGCGACGCCGGCTACCTGGAGGGCCGCGGCGAGCGGGACAGCCGGATCAGCCGGGCGATGGCCAGCCGGTCCCGGTTCGGCAAGCAGATGATCGCCGGGCAGTGGGCCAACGCCGAATTCCAGGCGCTGTGCCGGTTGTGGTCGCTGGGTGTGCCCGTGCCGTACCCGGTGCAGATCGTCGGCACCGAGATCCTCGAAGAGTTCGTCGGCACCCCCGACGGTTTCGCCGCGCCCCGCCTGGCCGCCGTCTCCGACGGTCTCCCCGGCCTGTGGGAGCAACTCGTCGAGGCGATGGTGACCCTGGCCCGCGAGGGCCTGGCCCATGGGGACCTGTCGCCCTACAACATCCTCGTCCACGAGGAACGGCTGGTCATCATCGACCTGCCGCAGATCGTGGACGTGGTGGCCCATCCCGTCGGCGCGGAGTTCCTCGACCGTGACGCCCGCAACGTCGCCACCTGGTTCGCCGCACACGGTGTGGCCTCGGCCGACACCGACTCGCTGGCCTCGCTACTGCGTGCCGAGGCCCGGCTGAGCTGACCGGCGCCCACCGGCGCCGAGCCGTATCCCCCGCTGCCGGGACGGGCAGCGGGGACCGGCGCCCCACCTCGGAGACGCCGGCTCATCGCGGAACCTCCGTCTCAGGAGACACCGGTGCCTCTCAAGACCTCCGTCCGCAGGAGACACCGGCCCACCCGCGGGAGACGCCACCCCGCTCCGGAGTGCGCCGGCCCGCCTCGGCCCCGGACCGCGTCAGAGGACGCCGGCCCTCATCAGGAGACACCGGCCTCCCGCATGTCTCGAACCTCGCGCTTGAGCTCCTTGATCTCATCGCGGAGCCGGGCGGCGACCTCGAACTGGAGGTCGGCGGCGGCCTGGTGCATCTGGTCGGTGAGCGACTCGACCAGCGCCTCCAGCTGGGCCCGGGGCATCTCCCCCGCGATCGCCTTGGCGTGCTGACCCACCTGCCTGACCGCGAAGCCGGGGACCGGGGCCTTGCCGCGCGACTGCTGACGGCCGCCGCCACCGAGGAGCTGGGCGGTGTCGGCGTCTTCCCGGTTGAGCGAGTCGAGAATGTCGGCGATCTTCTTCCGCAGCGGCTGCGGGTCGACGCCGTTGGCCTCGTTGTAGGCGACCTGCTTCGCCCGGCGGCGGTTGGTCTCGTCGATCGCCCGCTCCATGGAGGGGGTGATCCGGTCGGCGTACATGTGCACCTGGCCGGAGACGTTCCGGGCCGCGCGGCCGATGGTCTGGATCAGCGAGGTCTCCGAGCGGAGGAAGCCCTCCTTGTCCGCGTCGAGGATGGCGACCAGCGACACCTCGGGCAGGTCCAGGCCCTCACGGAGCAGGTTGATGCCGACCAGCACGTCGAACTCACCCATCCGCAGCTCGCGGAGGAGTTCGATACGGCGCAGGGTGTCGACCTCGCTGTGCAGGTAACGGACCCGGATGCCGAGCTCCAGCAGGTAGTCGGTGAGGTCTTCGGACATCTTCTTGGTCAGCGTGGTGACCAGGACCCGCTCGTCCTTCTCCGTGCGGGTCCGGATCTCGTGGACGAGATCGTCGATCTGGGACTTCGTGGGCTTGACGATCACCTCGGGGTCGACCAGACCGGTCGGCCGGATGACCTGCTCGACCACGTCGCCGTGGGTACGGCCCAGCTCGTAGGAGCCAGGGGTGGCCGACAGGTAGACGGTCTGACCGATCCGCTCCAGGAACTCCTCCCACTTCAGCGGGCGGTTGTCCATCGCCGACGGCAGGCGGAAGCCGTGTTCCACGAGCGTGCGCTTGCGGGAGGCGTCTCCTTCGTACATCGCGCCGATCTGCGGGACGGTCTGGTGCGACTCGTCCAGAACCAGCAGGAAGTCTTCGGGGAAGTAGTCGAGCAGGGTGTTGGGCGCGCTGCCGGGCTCACGGCCGTCCATGTGACGGGAGTAGTTCTCGATGCCGGAGCAAGTGCCGATCTGGCGCATCATCTCCAGGTCGTAGGTGGTGCGCATCCGCAGCCGCTGGGCCTCCAGGAGCTTGCCCTGCCGCTCCATCGTCTCCAGGCTCTCGGCCAGCTCCGCCTCGATGCCCCGGATGGCGCTGTCCATCCGCTCGGGGCCCGCGACGTAGTGGGAGGCGGGGAAGATGTAGAGCTCCTCATCCTCCGTGATCACCTCGCCGGTCAGCGGGTGCATGGTGGAGAGCTTCTCGATCTCGTCGCCGAACATCTCGATCCGCACGGCGAGCTCTTCGTACTTGGGAATGATCTCGATGGTGTCGCCGCGCACCCGGAAGGTGCCCCGGGTGAAGGCCAGGTCGTTGCGGGTGTACTGCATGTCGACCAGGCGGCGCAGCAACCTGTCGCGCTCAAGCTCCTCGCCCACCTTGAGCCGGAGCATGCGGTCGACGTACTCCTGGGGCGTGCCCAGACCGTAGATGCACGACACGGACGCCACCACGATCGTGTCGCGGCGGGTCAGCAGCGAGTTGGTCGCCGAGTGGCGGAGCCGCTCGACCTCGTCGTTGATCGAGGAGTCCTTCTCGATGTAGGTGTCGCTCTGCGGGACGTACGCCTCGGGCTGGTAATAGTCGTAGTACGAGACGAAATACTCGACCGCGTTGTTGGGCATCATCTCGCGCAACTCGTTGGCGAACTGCGCGGCGAGCGTCTTGTTGGGCTGCATGACCAGGGTCGGCCGCTGAAGCCGCTCGATCAGCCAGGCGATCGAGGCGGTCTTGCCCGTGCCCGTGGCGCCCAGCAGGACGTTGTCCTTGTCACCCGCCTTGACGCGCCGCTCGAGCTCGGCGATCGCCGTCGGCTGATCGCCCGAGGGGGTCATGTCGGTGATGACCTCGAAGGGGGCCACCTTGCGCTGCAAATCTGTTACCGGCCTCACCTGCTCCACTGTAGGCGGAGCCACCGACAATCCTTCTCCGGTCGCCCGGCCCGCACCCGGGCGGCCACCGGTCACCCCTCCCGTCCCACGGCCCTCGGCCGTACGGCGGGCGAACCGCGCCGCCCACCGTCCCACGGCCCTCGGCCGTGCGGCGGGCGAACGCGCCGTCCTCCGGTCCGTCCGCCCTCGACGGCGCGGCCTCCGGTCGCGAACCCCCGGTCGCACGGTCGCCGGCCCTGCTGCCGGGGGGAACCGTGCGGCCTTCAATCGTGCGTCAAGCGAACCGCAAGCGTGATGTCCTTGACTGTTCCGCGCGCCAACGATCACCAAGCGTGATATATCCGCCTTTTGGCCTATGACCATCCGGAGGTTTGATGTCCCGACCGAGAGAAGCCATGCAGGCCACGCTGGCCGCTGCCCAGGCGATAGGACAGGGCGGTGACGCGCGGCAGGTCATCGGGCAGGCGGTGGGGCAGATCGCCGGCCAGGTCGCCGGCGAGAAGGGGTTCTCACTCAACACCTCGGACTTCATGGCCGCCCGCGACCAGGGCGTGTCCCTGGCCACCTCCATCGAGGCCCGCAGCGCGTCGCTGAACGAGGCCGGTGAGATCATCAACCGCAGTTTCACCGGCAAGGGCCCGAACGGCGAGCCGGTTCACGTGATCTCACCGGTGGTGATCCCCAAGGACACCACGGCCCGGATCGTCCTCCCCCTGGTCGGGCTGGCGGCGCTCGGCCTGGTCGGTCTGGTCGCCACCGGGCTGCCCGACGGCGCGCGGGTGCTGTTCGGCCCCCACTACTGGGTCGTGCTGCTGCTGGCCGCGGGTTTCCTGTGGTGGCGGCGGAGCGTGGTCATGGTGCCCGAGGGCTGCAGGGCCCTGATCACCAAGTTCGGCAAGCTCGTGCAGATCGCCGAGCCCGGCCGGGTGACGCTGTTCAACCCGTGGAAGCGGGTCAGCTACATCGTCAACACCACCCGCGAGTACCCCTTCAACGCGCCCATCCGTGAGGCCCCGACCCAGCAGGGCGTCAAGGCCAGCGTCGACCTGTTCCTGCAGTTCCGGATCGAGGACCCGGCCGAGTTCATCTTCGTGCTCGGCTCGGTCGGCGGCTTCCAGGCCAAGCTGCAGAACGCGATCAGCGAGGTCACCCGCTCCCTCATCTACGCCCAGCGCGCCGAGGAGATCTACGACCTGGTCGGCGAGAGCACCATGGGCATGCTGGACAACCTCAACCAGCAGTTCCTGCCCGCCGTACGGCTCACCGACGTGAACATCACGCATGCCGAGCCGACCAGCCAGGAGTACCGGATGGACCTGGCCGCCCCCGAGATGATCAGGGTGGCCAAGGAGGCGTACACCTACGAGTACGAACTCCAGCTGCGCAAGGAGCAGAACGAGGGCGACCTGATCAAGGAGCTCGCCGGTCTGCAGGAGCAGCTGTCGGCCATCCACGCCGAGATCGCCGGATACCAGGCCCGGATGGACACCGCGCTGGAGCGCGCGTCCCACCAGGCGAAGGCCCAGGGAGGCCAGCGGCTGGTGGAGGCCGAGTCCACCGCCAAGGCGAACGCGGCCCTCCTGGAGGCTCAGGCCCTGGACATCCGGGCTCTGAGCGCGGCCGAGGCGCCGGAGATCCTGGACTACCGCTTCGAGCAGGACCTGCTCGACAAGCTCGAATCCGTGGCCTCCCACATGCCCCGGCTGGTGCAGATCGGCGAGACCGCCGACATCGACCTGCTCGCCCTGGCCAAGCAGATGGTCGGCAGCCACGAGAAGCAGCTGTTCTCCGACACGGACATGGCCGCGATCAGGGACCGGATCACCCAGATCGGCAGGCGTGTCGCGGACCGGGAAGCGGAGATCACCGCTCTCCTGCACCCCGTCTCCGAGACCGTGGCGCCCCCCGCGGAAGCGAAGGCGTGAGATGAGCGGTCCGCGAGGAACGAACGGCCCCGTAACGAACGAGGAGCGGTGAACGCGTGAGCAACAGAGAGTTCTCCAAGATCAAGGAATCCCTGGCCTCGTGGTCGGAGATCCGCCAGTTGCTGCGCGGCGGCGAGTCCGGCCAGCTCGTCCCGGTGGTGATCCCCAAGGATCGCCGCGGCTTCGCCTGGGTGGCCCTGCTGTTCCTCTCCCTCTATCTGGTGGGCACCGCGGTGCTGGCCGACGGGATGCTCTCCGGTCTCGCCGCGATCGGCGCGGTGGTCTTCCTCGTCGCGGCGCTGGTCTGGATGTGGCGCCGGGCGATCATCGAGATCGAGGAGGGCACCACCGGCGTGCGCAGCCGGTGGGGGGCGATCGTCGGCGTCCTGCCCCCGGGACGCCACTACCTGTGGCTGCCGTGGGACCGGGTGGACGCGGTGGTGGACACCTCCACCGAGATCCCCTACTCCGCCCCGATCGTGGCCTGCCCCACCGCGGAGAACGTGCCGCTGAAGTCCATCGAGTTCTTCCTGAAGTTCCGCATCGTCGACCCGGTGGCCTTCGTCCGGACGATCGGAGCGGGCAACTTCGACCTCGTGCTCAGCAGCGCCGTACAGGACGCCATCCGCCAGCGCAGCCGCCAGGTCAACACCGAGCGGGCCTACGACCTGCGGGGGTCCGACGTGGGCGACATGCAGGAGCTCCTGACCCGCCAGCTCGGCCGGTACGGCGTGCGGATCACCGGCGCCAACATCCCCGACGTGCAGCTGCCCGACCAGTACCAGCAGCACCTGGCCACCCGTGAGAAGGTCGCCAAGGAGCTGTCGGCCTTCGAACGCGAGTGGGAGCTCACCCGCAAGCGGCGGATCGACACCCTCCTGATGGAGATAGAGCGCTCCAAGAAAACGCGTGACGCACGTATCGTCGAGGTGAGAGCGGCCGCCAACACCGCGCGTAAGGACGTCGCCCGCATGCTGGAGGAGCACGAGACCGAGGCCCAGCGAGTGCGCTGGGAGATCGAGGCCAAGGGACGGGCGGAGCTCACCTCCGCCTCGAACGAGGCGAAGGGGCTGCGCCATCTGGCCGACTCCTACCGCGACAACCGCGCCGTGCTCGAATACGAGCTGGCCCGCCGCCGGCTGGATGTGGGCGCCAAGCTCGCCGAGAGCGCCCCGCGACCCGTCGTCGTCCGCACCAGCGGCGCGTCCGGCGAGACCAGCGCGCTGTCCACCCTGCTCCTGGCCCAGATCCTGCCTCAGCTCGGCAGCGGGAACGGCCACGTCAAACCGGTCGTTGAACCCAACTGAAAACCTTCTATCCCCTGGGAGTCCCCCGATGGTGTTCCGTAAGCTGATGGCCGCGTTCGGCGCCGGCGTCGAGGTCGACACGGTGTTGCAAAACTCCAACGTCCGCCCGGGCGAGGTCCTGCGCGGGCAGGTCAACTTCCGCGGCGGCGGCTCCGACTACAAGGTCGAGGGCATCTTCATCGACTTCACCGCGGTCGTCGAGGTCGAGAGCGGCGACAACGAGTACAAGTCGACGTACAGCTTCCTGCGCCAGCAGGTCAGCGGGCCCTTCCAGCTCGCCTCGGGCGCCCCCCAGTCGACTCCCTTCGAGATCCCCGTCCCCTGGGAGACCCCGATCAGCGCCATCGGCGGCCACCCGCTGCGCGGCATGCAGCTCGGCGTCGCCACCGAGCTCGCCCTGGCCGGCGCGCTCGACAAGGGCGACCGCGATCCGCTGTTCGTCAACCCCCTGCCCGCCCAGGACCACGTGCTCGGCGCGCTGGACAACATGGGCTTCCGCTTCAAGAAGGCCGACCTGGAGCGCGGCACACTGCACGGCTCGCAGATGCCGTTCTTCCAGGAGATCGAGTACTACGCGGGCCGCGAGTACACCCGCCACTTCAACGAGCTGGAGCTGACCTTCATCGCCGGTCCGCACGCGCTGGACGTCATCCTGGAGGCCGACAAGCGCGGCGGCTTCATGAGCTCCAGCCACGACTCCTACAACCGGTTCACGGTCCGCTACAACGACCACCCGGGCCAGGTGGAGCAGTCGCTCCGCGCGGGCCTGCAGGCCATGGCCCAGAAGCGTGGCTGGTTCTGACCCTCTCCCCTTAGTACGAGCACGGCCGCGCCCCGGTCGCCGTCACGGCGGCCGGGGCGTCGCGCGTCTCCCCCCGCGACCGTGCCGCGGGCGGGGCGAGGCCGGGATCCGCACCGCCCCGGCACACCCCGCGCGTCTCGCCGGGTGGCTCCGCACCGGTTTCGGGCACGGGAAGCGCTCCCACCGGTCGACCACCCGCGTGAAAAGGTCCTTGAAAGGGTAAAACGATTCCCAAGGCGAGGCATGGAGTATGCCGGGGTCCGGATCTACGATGACGACGTGACCATGACAGCGGGGGCTGACTGTCGACTGGACGGGCGGAGCTTACGTGGGGCGGATTGCACGGTTCGGAGCATGGCTCGGTAAGAACGTCGACGGTTTCATCGCGCTGCTCCTCGCCGTGGGCGTCGGCGTGGTGGGGCTGGTGGACGACCAGATCGACGAGGCCCTCAAAAAACAGGTGATCGAGGGCGGGACCCTCCTCGTGCTGGCGTTGCTGGCCACCGCCATCCTGCGGGACCGATGGCGGCAGGAGCCGGTCGAGACGGCGATCCGGAAGAGCTTCACCAGCGCCGCCTCGATTCCCGGCCGGCTGGAGCGGCTGGAGGGCGTGGTCGGCGAGGCGGGGAAGGCGTTGCAGGACCTGTCGGTCGTGCATGTGCTCAACGGCGCCGAGGAGATCGCCAAGGCGCATTCCGAGGGCCGCAGGGAGACCGACCGCTGGATCTTCAAGGGCGGCACCGGCACCTACTTCCGAGCGGTGACGCTGCCCGAGTGCGTCGCGGCGGCCCGCAAGGAGCGGCGAGCGCTGCTGATGCGCCTGGAGATCCTCGACCCGAGCGACGAGCGGGTCTGCGAGGCCTACGCCCGCTTCCGGCGGTCGATGTCGCAGGAGCCGGACGGCACGGGAGAGATCTGGACGCCCCAGCGCACCCGCAAGGAGGCCTACAGCACCATCCTCGCCGGCTGCTGGTACCACCAGCGGTTCGGCCTGCTGGAGATCCACATCGGGCTGTCGGCCACGATGACCACGTTCCGCTGGGACCTCTCGTCGGCATCACTGATCATCACGGGGGAGGATCCCCGGCGGGCGCTTCTGGCGCGCAGGGGATCCTTCTACTACGACAGCTGCACCACCGAGCTGATGACCAGCCTGGAACAGGCCAAGCGGGTGCCGATCGAATTGGGCAGATCGGTCCCGCTCAGCGACGAGCCCACGATCGAGGAGGTGCGCAGGCTGTTCGAGACCCTCGGCCTGCCCCTCCCCCGCTCCTACACCGACAGGGACATCGGCGACCTCACACGAAAGGCGCTTCGGGCGAAGAACCCATACCTGTGATGAGATACCAAGATCTGCACAATGAGATGATCAACGGTACGGCGCGCGGCTCCCTTCCCGGATGGGCGGGACAGGTTCTCAGGGCCATCGGCTCCGGCGACTCGCCGATCACCGCCGTCCGCCATCCGCTGGGCTTCCTCTGCCTGCCGCTGGAGCGGACCGAGGAGTACGGCGTGTGCGTGCACGTCTGGTCCGGCGCGCTTCCGCACGCCTCCTCCACCACCTCGCAGATCCACTGTCACAGCTGGGACCTGCTCAGCCACGTGCTGTACGGCCGGGTGGAGAACGTCCGCACCGACGTCAGCGACAGCGACACAACCTCGGCCGCCACCCACCGGATCTTCGAGGTGGTCAGCGAGCCCGACGGCGACCACATCCGGCCGACCTCGCGCACCGTCAGGTGCGAGAGGGAGACGAGCGAGGTGTTCGGCCCCGGCGAGACCTACACGCTGCCGGCCGGGGTGTTTCACGCCAGCCTGATTCCCGGCGACGGCGAGACGGCGACGATCGCGCTCGGCCGGAGCCGGCCGGGCCACAGCGACCTGTCGCTGGGCCCGCCGGACCTGCCCGCCCACCTCATCTCCCGCTACCGTTGCGACGCGCGGGAGACCGCCCGCGTCGCGCTGCACGCCGCCCGGCACCTGGTCTAGGAGGACCGCATGGCCAGTGACACGGATCTGGAGCACGCCCGGCGGATCGCCGTCGACGCCGCGGAGGCGGCCGGGCTGCTGCTCTCCGCGGGGACCTGCGGGATCGTCGAGATCAACTCCAAGGGCGATCACGGCGACGTGGTCACCAACCTGGACCTGGCCGCGGAGAAGCTGCTGCTCGAACGGGTGCTGGCCGCCTTCCCCGATCACGCGGTGATCGCCGAGGAGTCGGGGAAGGCGGGCGAGACGGGATCCGGGTGGACCTGGGTCATCGACCCGCTCGACGGCACCAACAACGTCGCGATCGGCCTGCCGCTGTACGCCGTGGGCCTGGCCCTGTGCCGGGCCGGGCTGCCGGAGCTCGGGGTCGTGCACGAACCGGTGACCGGCAGGACCTGGTCGGCGATACGGGGACGGGGTGCCCTCGGCCCCGGGGGTCCGCTGACCGTCCCGCCCTACCGCCCCACCGCTCACGGTCCCGTGCTCGCCTGGATCCAGGGGTACGGCGTGCGGCGCGGCGACGCCGTGGCGGGGGCGCTGAAGGCGGAGCTGGACGAGCGTGCCCGCCGGGTTCTGAGACTCTGGGCTCCGCTGCTCGCCTGGGTGATGCTCGCCCGGGGGGACATCGACGGGATCATCGGCTACCGGACCGGGATCGTCGACCTGCCCGGCGGCCTGCTCATCGCGCGAGAGGCGGGAGCGCTGGTCACGGCCTACGACGGCACGCCCTTCGACGCCTCGCTGTCGGGCGACGAACACGATTTCGTCGCGAGCAGGCCCGGGCTCCTGCCCGACCTGCTGGAGCTCGTCAGGGAGGGGGTCAGGCGGTGAGCAGCAAGGCCCCCACGGTCGCGCCCACGCCGACCACGGCCAGTCCGGCCCCGGCCAGGACGAACGTCGGTATCGGCACCCGCACCCCGCTCCGGCGGCACCACTCGAACCACAGCAGGATGGCGAGCGAGGCCCACGGGGTGATCACCGATCCGACGTTGGTGCCGATGAGCAGGGCCAGCAGCTGGTCCTGGTTACCCATGGGGATGACCTTCTCCACCGCGGTGTAGGCGGGCAGGTTGTTGATCAGGTTGGCGAGTCCGGCGCCCACGGCCGACGCCCGGTAGGCCCCCTCGGCGCCGTCACCGGTCCCGGCCAGGGCGCTCGTCACCTCCGACAGGCCGTACCGGCTCAGGGTGGGGATCACCAGGAACAGGCCGGTGACGAAGACCAGCAGCTGCCACGGAAACAGCGCGACGGTGAGCTTGGAGCGGTCACGCCAGGCGAAGGCGGCGATCATCAGCATCGCGGCGGCCAGGGCGGCCACCTCGATCGGCAGCTCCAGCAGGATGGCGGCGATGAACAGCAGGCACACCACGGCCGCCGTACGGAACAGCACCGGGTCGGCGATCGGCTCGGGGACCGGCGGGTCGTAGCGGTCGGCGCCGCGCCGGCCGCGCCGCCAGAAGAACACCCACAGGAAGACCATGGTGACCGCGATGGAGACGAGCTGCGGGAACCAGAGCCGCCCGGCGAACTCCTGGACGGACATGTCCAGCCGTTCCATGGCCAGCAGGTTGGTCAGGTTCGAGATCGGCAGAAGCAGGCTGGCGGTGTTGGCCAGCCAGACGGTGGTCATGGCCAGCGGCAGCGCGGCGATCCCGGTCCTGGCCGCCAGGGCGAGCATGACGGGCGTCAGCAGCACCGCCGTCGTGTCCAGGTTCAGGAACATGGTGACCAGCGAGGCGAAGGCCGTGCACAGCAGGAAGAGCGCGACGTAGTTCCCCCGGCCCGCCGCCGCCATCCGGGTCGCGATCACGTCGAAGACCTGAGCCTCCTTGGTCAACTCCGCGAGGATGACCACGGCGCCGAGGAACAGCAGGATGGGCGCGATCCGCTCCATCTGCCCCAGGGCCTCCCCCGCCGGGAGCAGTCCGGTGGCGACGAACAGCAGCCCCAGCCCGAGCAGGCCGATCCGGATTCGGTCCAGAACACTCAATCGCCGCAACACAATCTGACATGATCCACGAGACCGGCTCGGATTGCACGCGCCCTCTTGATCGAAACACTCCAAAACCCCGCAACGGCGGGCGATACTGAACTGCGGGCGCGGTGGCGACGGATGGGGACGCGATGGCTCGGGACGACAGGCCGATCGACATCTTCGTCAGTTACTCCCCCGCCGACGAACGCTGGGCCTCCTGGATCGCGTGGGAGCTGGAGGCCGCCGGATACCGGACGATGATCCAGGCCTGGGACTTCGTCCCGGGCACGCAGTTCATCGAGTTCATGGACCGCGGCGTCAGCGAGGCCGCCCTGGTGGTGGCGGTGCTGTCGCGAAACTACCTCAGGTCGCGCTGGGGGCGGATGGAGTGGCAGGCCGCGCTCCGCGCCGACCCGGAGAACCCCTCCAACAAGCTGGTGACGATCAGGCTGGAAGACTGCCCGCTGGAAGGGCTGCTGTCCACGATCACCTGGGTGGACCTGGTCGGCGTCGCCGATCCCGGCCAGGCGCGTGCGCTGCTGCTCGACCGCATCGCCCAGGCACTGGCGGGCCGGGCCAAACCGCTGGAGCGGCCGTCGTTCCCCAACGGCCCCACGCCCATCCCCGGCCAGGTTCTCTCCGCGTCCTTCCGGCGCGAGACCTCACGGACGCGCCGTACCCCGGTGGCGCCGCCCGCCTATCCGGCCGGGCCGTCGACGCACGCCCCGCGCGAGTCGATCACGCTGCTGCACATCGCGGGTTCCCGATTCGGACGAGGGCTGGCCGAGGAGGGCGAGCCCCTGACGGCCGAGGAGCTTCAGCCGAGGATCTGGGCGGATCTGACCCGGCTGCGAGACGCCGGGCTGCCCCGTCCCGACCTGATGGTGGTGACCGGTGACCTGACCGAGTCGGGCAGCCGCAGGGAGTTCGGCGAGGCCGCGGCCTTCCTGACCGGGCTGCGGGTGCTGCTCGGCCTCGAACCGCAACGCCTGATCGTCGTTCCCGGGCCGAGAGACATCACGAAGGCGGCCAGCCGGGCCTACTTCAGCAACTGCGAAGCCGACGACATCCGCCCCCAACCTCCCTACTGGCCGAAATGGCGGCACTTCACCGGCCTGTTCGAGGAGCTCTACCTGGGACTCGACGGCCCGGAGTTCGACAGCGCCCAGCCCTGGACGCTCTTCTCCGTGCCGGAGCTCAAGGTCGTGCTCGTCGGCCTGAACTCCACCATGGCGATGAGCCATCGCGAGGAGGATCTGTACGGCTTCGTGGGCGAGGCGCAGGCCGCGTGGTTCGCCGAGCGGCTGCGGCCGTTCGAGGAGTCGGGCTGGCTGCGGATCGGCGCGATCGGCCACCCGCCGTCGCCGTCCCGCCTGCGCGACACCTCGACGCTCGAACACCTGCTGGGCGGCCGGCTCAACCTGCTGCTGCACGGGGCGGGCGAGGGGAGCCTGGAGAGCCTGCCCTGCCTGCCCGCACCCGGCCCCGGCCGCCATCAGCTCATCGAGGTGACCGCCACCGGCCTGCGCCGCTGGGACCGCGACGGGGGGGAGATCGCCCCCGCCGAGGAGATCTCGCGCCGCTGGCACGCGACAGGGCTGACCTTCTCGTCGGGAAAGATCGCGCCCGGACTGCCCCCG
It includes:
- a CDS encoding LysR family transcriptional regulator, whose protein sequence is MDTEAMRSFVRAAELGQLQHAADELGVTQQAVSKRIAALERELEVRLFTRTARGVELTLDGQAFLPHARSVVAGVDRAVTAVKPGSRALRIDVLGLRSAQAVVLHDYWRSHPETNLDVVTLRVNDPHLAAAAVQAGDIDASFRAVTDPATLPRDVRMIHAFDSPLELLVGPRHPLASARTLTPPRLRKLRIWVPGIVPRSEWAEFYDQLATAFDLRIDATGPNFGNEVLLDALADSADVATLVGSRDRYLWPTNYDLRRIPIVNPTLAYPLSLMLPRTNPHPGLQAIINHFASLTPLPETAWLPSWATTPRRSAAPREPASK
- the uvrB gene encoding excinuclease ABC subunit UvrB; the encoded protein is MRPVTDLQRKVAPFEVITDMTPSGDQPTAIAELERRVKAGDKDNVLLGATGTGKTASIAWLIERLQRPTLVMQPNKTLAAQFANELREMMPNNAVEYFVSYYDYYQPEAYVPQSDTYIEKDSSINDEVERLRHSATNSLLTRRDTIVVASVSCIYGLGTPQEYVDRMLRLKVGEELERDRLLRRLVDMQYTRNDLAFTRGTFRVRGDTIEIIPKYEELAVRIEMFGDEIEKLSTMHPLTGEVITEDEELYIFPASHYVAGPERMDSAIRGIEAELAESLETMERQGKLLEAQRLRMRTTYDLEMMRQIGTCSGIENYSRHMDGREPGSAPNTLLDYFPEDFLLVLDESHQTVPQIGAMYEGDASRKRTLVEHGFRLPSAMDNRPLKWEEFLERIGQTVYLSATPGSYELGRTHGDVVEQVIRPTGLVDPEVIVKPTKSQIDDLVHEIRTRTEKDERVLVTTLTKKMSEDLTDYLLELGIRVRYLHSEVDTLRRIELLRELRMGEFDVLVGINLLREGLDLPEVSLVAILDADKEGFLRSETSLIQTIGRAARNVSGQVHMYADRITPSMERAIDETNRRRAKQVAYNEANGVDPQPLRKKIADILDSLNREDADTAQLLGGGGRQQSRGKAPVPGFAVRQVGQHAKAIAGEMPRAQLEALVESLTDQMHQAAADLQFEVAARLRDEIKELKREVRDMREAGVS
- a CDS encoding serine protein kinase RIO; translation: MPKSPEHRRRGKYALDDDDVEWLDNTPVDLDGPPSGDRWSTWDLSTPTERGPRPHPKWLVTELAAVDTELGILKTGKEADVHLLSRGVPGTDRVCLLAAKRYRSAEHRLFHRDAGYLEGRGERDSRISRAMASRSRFGKQMIAGQWANAEFQALCRLWSLGVPVPYPVQIVGTEILEEFVGTPDGFAAPRLAAVSDGLPGLWEQLVEAMVTLAREGLAHGDLSPYNILVHEERLVIIDLPQIVDVVAHPVGAEFLDRDARNVATWFAAHGVASADTDSLASLLRAEARLS
- a CDS encoding SPFH domain-containing protein; protein product: MSRPREAMQATLAAAQAIGQGGDARQVIGQAVGQIAGQVAGEKGFSLNTSDFMAARDQGVSLATSIEARSASLNEAGEIINRSFTGKGPNGEPVHVISPVVIPKDTTARIVLPLVGLAALGLVGLVATGLPDGARVLFGPHYWVVLLLAAGFLWWRRSVVMVPEGCRALITKFGKLVQIAEPGRVTLFNPWKRVSYIVNTTREYPFNAPIREAPTQQGVKASVDLFLQFRIEDPAEFIFVLGSVGGFQAKLQNAISEVTRSLIYAQRAEEIYDLVGESTMGMLDNLNQQFLPAVRLTDVNITHAEPTSQEYRMDLAAPEMIRVAKEAYTYEYELQLRKEQNEGDLIKELAGLQEQLSAIHAEIAGYQARMDTALERASHQAKAQGGQRLVEAESTAKANAALLEAQALDIRALSAAEAPEILDYRFEQDLLDKLESVASHMPRLVQIGETADIDLLALAKQMVGSHEKQLFSDTDMAAIRDRITQIGRRVADREAEITALLHPVSETVAPPAEAKA